One Cotesia glomerata isolate CgM1 linkage group LG8, MPM_Cglom_v2.3, whole genome shotgun sequence genomic window carries:
- the LOC123271011 gene encoding uncharacterized serine-rich protein C215.13-like, whose translation MTQLLSVLTVPRTESSYEESSRTPFSPPLIENILPKHTSISTRREPFKTLQSHLMHQNPPRDRPSLIQQEVLTTPPSHSSRQSTSSGQRIPRSLQQEFSIGSESRSSQLSTPTQRSTPRLLQRETSKTPRSHLSGQSTSSGQRIRRLLRQEFSTTPESRSSQLSTSSQQNTSPPLQRETSKTPQSHSSRQSISSKQSASRSTSGDNPRTRTPYSLDVRTSSKTHAHRSAHGNKRGASQSEPSKPYRTSRANADTSNHRYNQEALRSPRSPSRSRQSSSSPNSNSTSRSSSSSSRSSSSRSSNDLDEMVSKSELRHGFKLFRKRMISDVEKIIKQHNLGRPSSTNGKVRIEGILLDAKNFLRALLAKRMSLRAKRLMRAYWTEEERDRLIIRQNKRFPNAMIVSSQNYNDIIHLCYALQRTRFLKHTRKQNPEHNVYKWVTDFLKNDRLARKKQKKSRTAQNRQSRAKSI comes from the exons ATGACTCAGCTATTGAGCGTACTAACAGTACCAAGAACAGAATCTTCTTATGAAGAGTCTTCAAGAACTCCTTTCTCTCCACCATTAATAGAAAACATTTTGCCCAAACATACTTCAATATCGACTCGTCGAGAACCTTTCAAAACTCTCCAATCTCATTTGATGCATCAAAACCCGCCTCGAGATCGTCCCAGCTTGATTCAGCAGGAAGTTCTTACAACTCCACCATCTCACTCATCACGTCAAAGCACATCATCTGGCCAACGTATCCCTAGATCGCTCCAGCAAGAATTTTCTATAGGTTCAGAATCTCGCTCATCACAACTGAGCACGCCAACTCAACGAAGTACTCCTCGATTGCTTCAGCGAGAAACTTCTAAAACTCCTCGATCTCACTTATCAGGTCAAAGCACATCATCTGGCCAACGTATCCGTAGATTGCTCCGGCAAGAATTTTCTACAACTCCAGAATCTCGCTCATCGCAACTGAGCACGTCGAGTCAACAAAATACTTCTCCACCGCTTCAGCGAGAAACTTCTAAAACTCCTCAATCTCACTCATCGCGTCAAAGCATTTCATCTAAGCAATCTGCTAGTAGATCGACTTCTGGAGACAATCCCAGAACCCGGACACCTTATTCTTTGGATGTAAGAACGTCATCAAAAACGCATGCTCACAGATCAGCTCATGGAAATAAACGAGGAGCTTCCCAGTCAGAACCATCTAAACCATACAGAACATCTAGGGCCAATGCCGATACATCAAATCATCGTTACAATCAAGAGGCTTTAAGATCACCACGATCTCCATCTAGATCAAGACAATCGTCCAGTTCACCTAATTCTAATTCAACTTCGCGTAGCTCTTCAAGTTCAAGCAGATCTTCAAGTTCACGTAGCTCAAATGATTTAGATGAAATGGTCAGTAAATCAGAATTACGTCAcggatttaaattatttcgaaaGAGAATGATTTCTgatgtagaaaaaattattaaacaacaCAATCTTGGGCGGCCATCATCAACAAACGGAAAA gtTAGAATTGAAGGAATTCTCCTAgatgctaaaaattttttaagagctTTGTTAGCAAAAAGAATGAGCTTGCGTGCAAAAAGATTAATGAGAGCATACTGGACTGAGGAAGAACGTGATAGGCTGATAATAAgacaaaataaaagatttccgAATGCAATGATTGTGAGCTctcaaaattataatgatattatCCATCTCTGTTATGCTCTACAAAGAACACGATTTTTGAAGCATACCAGAAAACAAAATCCTGAGcataatgtatataaatggGTTACTGATTTTCTGAAAAATGATCGGCTTGCTCGAAAGAAACAGAAAAAATCTAGGACAGCTCAGAACCGGCAAAGCAGGGCAAagtcaatttaa
- the LOC123271014 gene encoding uncharacterized protein LOC123271014, whose amino-acid sequence MSSLPNRCLVKELQNDRELMLPISAILVRDPDTGLLTTASKADIELQVPIYMQSGENVVEVMMIRYAETKRDLLSYQRSASKKRIQIRKKLSLTPYESRTRSKIVPQKSNQRQLIKESQTKKKSFQVFLLIFMIY is encoded by the exons ATGTCATCTTTACCAAATCGCTGTTTGGTCAAAGAGCTGCAAAATGATAGAGAATTAATGTTGCCAATTTCTGCAATTCTCGTACGGGATCCGGACACCGGTTTACTAACTACTGCAAGTAAAGCTGATATTGAATTGCAAGTGCCGATCTACATGCAATCGGGAGAAAATGTTGTAGAAGTTATGATGATCCGATACGCtg AGACAAAGCGAGACTTGTTGAGTTATCAAAGATCTGCTagtaaaaaaagaattcaGATAAggaaaaaattgagtttaacGCCATACGAATCAAGAACTCGAAGCAAGATCGTTCCGCAAAAATCTAATCAACGACAACTTATCAAAGAGagccaaactaaaaaaaaatcattccaagtatttttattgatatttatgatctactga
- the LOC123270079 gene encoding uncharacterized protein LOC123270079, which yields MPPKKSNLNNVSSREVRRKRVERAHQLPEQVDTRNTAQRIRIAEGRAQESQEQCSERLQQNITRTRAARKRNIATVRAQERQRQRISRSLIRTSFVRLAFEYAPDINYSAHSKIAIGGMDKVCQYCQALKFRNEAAGMCCAAGKVVLPPLSAPPEPLLSLLAGNSDDSKLFLRKIRKFNSCFQMTSFGATKICDLASDGRNFETTFKIQSQVYHKIGSLMPMPDDNPKFLQIYFMGNCEERVTTRCQYNFIEQAEERAIVILLENFLEDQNQLLQLIKRVSPRSQNDNYQIVIKADKEPLSKHAGRFNAPTVDEVAVIMIGDPVDKRSIKMTRRDNTISTISDLHRSFDALQYPLIFWQGQNEYHLNIKQCNPNTGDYGNKKVSSMTYYAHQIMIRLNQDNYIFRYRQLFHQYIVDMYAKVESKRLRFIRFNQAKLRSEEYIHLRDAVAGNIDGNLNPNDIGNAFILPSSYIGSPRNMQEYIQDAMTYVRHYGRPDLFITFTCNPNWEEIQTLLLSGQQAIDRHDITARVFKQKLKSLIDFIVKYSIFGITRCWLYTIEWQKRGLPHAHILIWLEDKIRPEEIDQIISAKILDPLIDPELFDVVTKHMIHGPCGAFNITSPCMENGKCKKNFPKSYTNDTITDIDGYPIYRRRNTENGGHTFTMRMPNYPNQAELDNQWVVPYSPLLSKTYKAHINVELCSSVKSIKYICKYVNKGSDLAIFEVQNINKILGLFGRQKKILFFF from the exons atGCCACCGAAAAAATCTAATCTCAACAACGTGAGCAGCAGAGAGGTACGACGCAAACGTGTTGAAAGAGCTCATCAGTTGCCAGAACAAGTCGATACAAGAAATACAGCTCAAAGAATTAGGATAGCAGAAGGTCGTGCACAAGAATCTCAAGAACAGTGTAGCGAACGTCTGCAACAGAATATTACGAGAACAAGAGCGGCACGAAAACGAAACATAGCTACAGTACGAGCACAAGAACGACAAAGGCAACGGATCAGCCGCTCATTAATACGTACATCATTCGTTCGTCTTGCTTTTGAATATGCACCAGATATTAACTACTCTGCGCATTCAAAAATTGCTATCGGTGGAATGGATAAAGTATGTCAATATTGTCAGGCGTTGAAATTTCGAAATGAAGCTGCCGGTATGTGCTGCGCAGCAGGAAAAGTCGTGCTGCCACCTCTATCCGCTCCGCCAGAACCTTTATTATCCCTTCTTGCTGGGAATTCAGATGattccaaattatttttgcgtaAGATACGCAAATTTAATTCTTGCTTCCAAATGACGTCATTTGGGGCAACTAAAATTTGTGATCTTGCATCCGATGGACGTAATTTTGAAACTACATTCAAAATACAAAGCCAGGTGTACCACAAGATTGGATCATTGATGCCAATGCCTGATGATAATCCgaaatttcttcaaatttattttatgggcAATTGTGAAGAGCGCGTAACTACTCGGTGCCAGTATAATTTCATTGAACAAGCAGAGGAAAGAGCAATTGTGATATtactggaaaattttttagaagatCAGAATCAACTACTTCAATTAATCAAAAGAGTTTCGCCACGATCGCAAAATGACAACTATCAAATCGTCATAAAGGCCGATAAAGAACCATTAAGTAAACATGCTGGTAGATTCAACGCTCCAACTGTTGATGAGGTTGCTGTTATCATGATTGGTGATCCAGTTGACAAAAGATCTATAAAAATGACACGGCGAGACAACACTATCAGTACGATTTCGGATCTACACCGTTCATTTGATGCACTACAATATCCATTGATATTTTGGCAAGGACAGAATGAATATCACCTTAACATCAAACAGTGTAATCCTAATACcg gtgattatggaaataaaaaagtgaGCTCAATGACCTACTACGCACACCAAATAATGATTAGACTAAATCAGGACAACTATATCTTTCGATATCGTCAGCTATTCCATCAATACATTGTTGATATGTATGCTAAGGTTGAAAGCAAACGCTTGCGATTCATTCGATTCAACCAGGCTAAATTACGATCGGAAGAATATATTCACTTACGAGATGCTGTTGCTGGAAACATCGATGGAAATTTAAATCCTAATGACATCGGTAATGCTTTCATTTTACCTTCAAGCTACATCGGCAGTCCACGGAACATGCAGGAATACATACAAGACGCGATGACTTACGTACGTCATTACGGCCGACCGGATTTGTTTATTACATTTACATGTAATCCGAATTGGGAAGAGAtacaaactttattattatcaggaCAACAAGCAATTGATCGTCATGATATAACTGCACGCgtgtttaaacaaaaattgaaatccttaattgattttattgttaaatattcaattttcgGTATCACACGTTGTTGGCTGTATACGATTGAGTGGCAAAAGCGAGGTTTGCCTCATGCCCACATTTTGATTTGGCTTGAAGATAAAATCCGTCCAGAAGAAATTGATCAAATAATTTCAGCCAAAATTCTAGACCCATTAATTGATCCAGAATTATTTGATGTTGTCACTAAACACATGATCCATGGGCCATGCGGTGCTTTTAACATTACGTCACCATGCATGGAAAATGGaaaatgtaagaaaaatttcccaaAGTCGTATACGAATGACACTATCACGGATATTGATGGTTATCCTATATATCGCCGCAGAAATACTGAGAATGGTGGCCACACATTTACAATGCGAATGCCGAATTATCCAAATCAAGCAGAACTCGATAATCAGTGGGTGGTACCATATTCACCATTACtttcaaaaacttataaaGCTCATATCAACGTTGAGCTTTGCAGTTCtgtaaaatcaattaagtACATTTGTAAATATGTAAACAAAGGCAGTGATTTGGCCATATTTGaagtacaaaatataaataaaatattaggcTTATTTggaagacaaaaaaaaattttattttttttttga